The window AATGAGAGTTGGCGTTCCGCCTGAGCCTGCATGTGTCATTCCCCAATCCGTGTATGTTCTCTGCGCAGCCGCCTCAGAGTTGTCTGGCCAGATGCTGCAGATGCTCTTCTGCCCAGCCGCTGTAGTCATCAGCTGTGCGCTGCTCAGCACCGGCAGCCGGGTTCAGCGGCGGCAGGGGCCAGGGTCTTTGTAACAAAGTTTCTGCGTTAAGCATATCAGACAGCGCGCGCCACACTGTTTCGCCGGGCGCATTTACCTGCGGCAAGGCACGGCCATAATCACAGGCCATGCACAGCAGAGCCAGCTCGTGTGCCATACCACGCCACTGCTCGGTCGACTGTGGCCGCTGTCGCTTAAGCTGTTCCAGCAATGGCTGATGCTGACGCAGTAAATGACGCAGCCAGTGACCGGCCTGCTCGCTGCCTTCTTTTAACGGCGGCAACGCATACAACGCCGCCGCTGCCTGTGTCAGCGCGCTGGCGAGCCCGGCGTCATCACGCAGCTGTTGCAGGCGCTGCATCCAGACCGCCTGCAGGCTATTTAGTTCTTCGTGTACGTCACTTTCTTCATCGGCAGAGCGCAGATAGCTGAGCAGCTGGGCCGTAGCCGCCAGTTGCTGCAATGGCTGTTGCAGCTGGTCCAGCGCATCGCGCAGGGCGCGGGTCTGATTACGGCGGATCACTTTACCCGCCAGCTGCGGCAGGGCACGCAGCGCCTGCCAGTGGGTCCAGGCATCCAGCGCTGCGTGGATATTGCTGTCCCACAGACAATGCTCCAGCGCACGCTGCAGGTGTAAGAATTCATAGCTCAGCCACTGCGGCAGAGCTTCGGCCATATCGTCTGCGGCGCTGACGTCCGGCGTCTGTGCCCAGGGCTGACTTAGGCGCGCCAGACGGTAGCCACGTTCAGCCTTGCTGATATCACTCAGCCAGAGTGGCGCCTGTTCAGCCAGCTGCAGGGCAATTGCCCACAAACCGGCGGCATCGCCCTGTTTTAATTCCAGCTCGACTTCGCACAACGGCAGGGTCTTGCGCCCGCTGCTCACCTCACCCTGATCCAGCACCACTTCGGCTTCACAGCCATCCAGCTGCCACAGCCAGGCCTGGCGTTCAAAATGGGTGGTGAAGATTTCGCCCAGTTCAGCAACATTGATGCTGGCTGGCCAGTGCTCAGCCACTTCGGCCCTCTGCAGTAGGGTACTGTCGAGCTGTGGGGAGGTTAATGGCCAGTTCCATTCACCACGCTGATGTATGCCAGCCTGGCTCTGGCCACGGGTTTTAAGCGTCTGTTCGTAGCCATCGCCGTGCTGGCGGATACGCAAAGCCGCACGGGCCGACGATAACGCCGCTGCGGGCGTATCGAGGTACCAGTTTTTCAGCGTAGAATGGCTCAGAGGCCGGGCCTGAGTGTTCAGGAATTGAGTCAGCGCAGGCAAAGATTGCGGGCTGATACGGAGCTTGAGTTCGGTTTCTTTAGTCATGGCGCTATTGTCATGAGGCGCCTGACGATAAGCAAGCCGGAATACATCAATATGCGAACCGCAAAGGGCCAGTTATGGATCTGATCAGCCGTCTTACCACTCTTATTGCTCACAACAGCATCAGCTCGGTGTTGCCGGAATACGATGAAAGCAATCTGCCGGTGATCAACACCCTCGCCCAATGGTTCAGTGAGCTGGGCTTTGCCTGCGAAATCCTGCCGCTTGAGGGCTTCCCCGGTAAAGCCAACCTGATTGCCACCTTGGGGCGTGGTGATGGTGGCCTGGTGCTCAGCGGTCATACCGATACCGTGCCCTGTAATCCGGAACGCTGGCAGTCCGACCCTTTTACCCTGACTGAGCGTGACGGCCGTTTTTACGGGCTCGGCACCTGCGATATGAAAGGCTTCTTCGCTCTGGTTCTCGAAGCCCTTAAGCACTATCAGGCCAGCGACTTTAAACAGCCGCTGATTATTCTCGCCACCGCCGATGAAGAAAGCTCCATGTGCGGCGCGCGCGCGCTGGCGCAGCAGGGTAAGCCGAAAGCGCGCTATGCGGTGGTCGGTGAACCCACCAGCTTAAAACCCATCCGTATGCACAAAGGCATCATGATGGAGAGCGTGCGCTTAACCGGTAAAGCCGGGCATTCATCCAACCCGGATCTGGGCACCAACGCCCTCGATGCCATGGTGCCGGTGATGAATGAATTAATGAATCTGCGCCGCGATCTGGCCGGCCGTTATCAGAACGCGCATTTTGCCGTGCAGGTACCGACGCTCAACCTTGGCTGTATTCACGGTGGCGATAACCCCAACCGTATCTGTGGCAGCTGTGAACTGGCGTTCGATTTGCGCACCCTGCCGGGTATGAGCAACGACGATCTGCGCGAAGAAATCCGCCAGCGGTTAAACCCCATTGCCGAGCAGAACCGCGTCGAGTTTTCTTTCGAGCCGTTATTTCCCGGCGTGAATTCGTTTGAAACCGCCGCCACCAGCCCACTGGTTCAGGCCGCCGAACGCTTAACCGGCCATACCAGTGCAGCGGTTAATTACGCCACTGAAGCACCTTTCTTACAGGAACTGGGCATCGACACCATTGTGCTAGGGCCGGGTAATATCGATCAGGCGCATCAGGTGGATGAATATCTGGCGCAGGATCAGATTGAACCCTGTGTGGAATTATTACGCGGCCTGATTGAGCGCTTCTGTCTGCACCCTTCTGTCTGAGCGCGGCTCATGCTTAAATCAACGCCAACATTAAAAACCTGTTTCAGGAGTGAAAAAGCCGAGTGAATCCAGATACCACCGCTTACGTGCAATGGTTCCGTCAATCATCGCCGTACATTAATGCGCACCGCGGTAAAACCTTCGTCATCATGTTCGAAGGCGATGCCATTGCGCACGACAATTTCAATCATGTGGTGCAGGACATCGCCCTGCTGACCAGCCTTGGCGTACGCCTGGTACTGGTGCATGGCGCGCGACCACAGATTGATGCGGTATTAAGCAAGCTGGATATCCAGAGCCGTTTTCACAACGATTTACGCATCACCGATGGCGAAGCACTGGATGCAGTAAAAGCGGCGGTCGGCATGGTAAAGGCCGATGTCGAATCACGTCTGTCCATCGGCCTGCCCAACTCGCCGATGCACGGCGCACGCATCCGCGTGGTCAGCGGTAATTTCGTCACCGCCAAACCACTGGGCGTGATTGACGGTGTTGATTATCAGCACACCGGCGAAGTGCGGCGCATTGAACATCAGGCCATCAGCGAATTACTGGCACAGCGTAACGTCGTGCTGCTGTCATCGGCCGGTTACTCGCCGTCGGGCGAAATGTTTAACCTCACGGTTGAAGACGTAGCACAGCACACCGCCGTGGCACTGCGCGCCGATAAATTAATTATTATGGGCGAGCAATC of the Thalassolituus hydrocarboniclasticus genome contains:
- a CDS encoding CYTH domain-containing protein, yielding MTKETELKLRISPQSLPALTQFLNTQARPLSHSTLKNWYLDTPAAALSSARAALRIRQHGDGYEQTLKTRGQSQAGIHQRGEWNWPLTSPQLDSTLLQRAEVAEHWPASINVAELGEIFTTHFERQAWLWQLDGCEAEVVLDQGEVSSGRKTLPLCEVELELKQGDAAGLWAIALQLAEQAPLWLSDISKAERGYRLARLSQPWAQTPDVSAADDMAEALPQWLSYEFLHLQRALEHCLWDSNIHAALDAWTHWQALRALPQLAGKVIRRNQTRALRDALDQLQQPLQQLAATAQLLSYLRSADEESDVHEELNSLQAVWMQRLQQLRDDAGLASALTQAAAALYALPPLKEGSEQAGHWLRHLLRQHQPLLEQLKRQRPQSTEQWRGMAHELALLCMACDYGRALPQVNAPGETVWRALSDMLNAETLLQRPWPLPPLNPAAGAEQRTADDYSGWAEEHLQHLARQL
- the argE gene encoding acetylornithine deacetylase, which translates into the protein MDLISRLTTLIAHNSISSVLPEYDESNLPVINTLAQWFSELGFACEILPLEGFPGKANLIATLGRGDGGLVLSGHTDTVPCNPERWQSDPFTLTERDGRFYGLGTCDMKGFFALVLEALKHYQASDFKQPLIILATADEESSMCGARALAQQGKPKARYAVVGEPTSLKPIRMHKGIMMESVRLTGKAGHSSNPDLGTNALDAMVPVMNELMNLRRDLAGRYQNAHFAVQVPTLNLGCIHGGDNPNRICGSCELAFDLRTLPGMSNDDLREEIRQRLNPIAEQNRVEFSFEPLFPGVNSFETAATSPLVQAAERLTGHTSAAVNYATEAPFLQELGIDTIVLGPGNIDQAHQVDEYLAQDQIEPCVELLRGLIERFCLHPSV